In the genome of Streptomyces sp. SAI-127, the window CCGCTGGATCACGCAATTGGCCCCGATCGGTGCCTTCGGCTCCATGGCCTTCACCATCGGCAACTACGGTCTGGACACCCTGCGGCACCTCTTTCTACTGGTCGGCTCCTTCTGGCTCACCGCCCTGTTCTTCGTCCTGGTCGTCCTCGGCACGGTCATGCGCATCAACGGCCTGCGCCTGCTGCCCTTCCTCCGCTACATCAAGGAGGAGCTGCTGATCGTCCTCGGCACGTCGTCCAGCGAGCCAGTACTGCCGCGCATGATGGCCAAACTCCAGCACGCGGGCGCCTCCAAGCCGGTCGTGGGCATCACACTGCCCGCCGGCTACTCCTTCAACCTCGACGGCACCGCGATCTACCTGACCATGGGCTCGGTCTTCCTCGCCCAGGCCCTCGGCATCGACCTCAGCCTCGCCCAGCAGCTGTCGATGCTCGCGGTCATGCTGCTCACCTCCAAGGGCGCCGCCGGTGTCACCGGCTCGGGATTCATCGCCCTGGCCGCCACGCTCAGCGCCGTGCCGCACGTACCCGTCGCCGCCCTGGCCCTCATCTTCGGCATCGACCGCTTCATGTCCGAGGCCCGTGCTCTGACCAGCGTCGTGGGCAACGGCGTCGCCACCCTGGCGGTGGCCAAGTGGGAGGGGCAGCTCGACGAGAGCCGCGCCAGGGCCGTCCTGCGTGGCGAGATCCCGTATGTCGCCGCTCCCCAGGCCGAGCGCGCCCATGAACCGCAGGATGGTCCGAAGCCGCACGCCGACCCCGCGCCCAGCGCGAAGCCCGAAGAGACCGAAGCGGCCGGATCGGACCGCGACCCCGTGCCCACGGCCGGCTGACGCCCCCCATTCCCACGCAGCCGGTCCGGGGCCTGTGCTCCGGACCGGTTCGGCGCGGGTGTCGACGCGGGCGGGTGACGGCCAAGGGCCTTCACACGGTCGCGCTGGACCGTGACGATGCTCGGGAACTCTTCGAATCCTCGCGCCTGGCCGGAAACAACGGCGCGCTGGTCAACGTCGGAGCGATGGCCGCCGAGGACGGCGACTTCAAGCAAAAAGAAGAGGGCCCACAACCTCAGTTGAGCATCGCCTGTGCTGCACGGGCCTGTTGTGCTGGTTCGGCGGCACCGCCGAGGGGGTCACCACACGCGAGGGATCCAGCCGCTGCGCTCACCGAGCGCGGCCGTCCAGGATCGCGGGGCGCCCGGCCGAAGCGGAAGCTGCCCCGCGTCCTGAACGGTGCGGCTCGACTTGCGCGAGAAGACATCGAGATTCCGTAGCGCCGTTCGATGACCGCCGCGGTCACCAATAGTGGCGTCGGCCGGCGACGGCGTGCCCCGCGGATCCCATCACCCAGAAAACCGCGCCCACCACGGCCAGGATGATGCCAAGGGTCCACAAGATCGATATGCCGGTGAGGAAACCGACGATGAGCAGGATGATGCCGAGCGCGATCATGACGTACCTCCTGGCGTGAGCTGATGTGTTACCTCCCGAGTGCCCCGAACCGGCAACATCACCCCACCCCGGCAAGCAAGAGGCAACTGTCGACGGGACCTTGGGCAGGTATCGCCTGGCCGCCCCGCTCGCCGACCTCCTCAGCCGGCACCTCCGCCGGGCTGAACGCTCGTTGCGGGAGCAGGACTTCGGCGTGGTCCGGTGGCATCGGAAGCGGCGGCAGCCCGCCTCGGTACGAAACAACGGCCCGTCTTCCGTCTCGGCCCT includes:
- a CDS encoding DUF6131 family protein; translation: MIALGIILLIVGFLTGISILWTLGIILAVVGAVFWVMGSAGHAVAGRRHYW
- the dctA gene encoding C4-dicarboxylate transporter DctA, with product MSRNDAAPGTVTAPPGRIRRLLSLLYVQCLIGVLAGAAVGWLWPSFGADLKPLGDGFIALVRMMIAPVVFCTVVHGIASMGNARAVGRVSLKALIYFKVLTTVAMVIGLVVVNIVRPGSELHVVPSTLSTEGLPPEATQSHESVAAFVLSNIPDTLPSALTGHEILPVLLVSVLFGFGLNAAGEAGAGITQGIEKLSRVLFTLIRWITQLAPIGAFGSMAFTIGNYGLDTLRHLFLLVGSFWLTALFFVLVVLGTVMRINGLRLLPFLRYIKEELLIVLGTSSSEPVLPRMMAKLQHAGASKPVVGITLPAGYSFNLDGTAIYLTMGSVFLAQALGIDLSLAQQLSMLAVMLLTSKGAAGVTGSGFIALAATLSAVPHVPVAALALIFGIDRFMSEARALTSVVGNGVATLAVAKWEGQLDESRARAVLRGEIPYVAAPQAERAHEPQDGPKPHADPAPSAKPEETEAAGSDRDPVPTAG